In the Granulosicoccus antarcticus IMCC3135 genome, GAGGCCTGTGGCTTGATCAGCAGGCAGACAATTTTGCCTCGCTGGGCGCGCAGTGGCTCCCAACGGCAGGACAAGCCTGTCAGATCCGGCGGGCCGGGAAGAGTGCACTTCTTTACCACATAATTTGCCGACGTCTCGTTTGACTTGATGAGAGAGTCTGCAAGCTCCACACCACCACCGCCAAACATGGCAAGACAATTTCCCGGAGATGTCTCATAGCGGGCAACCAGTACATCGCTTCCCAGCTCCCGTACAACCTTGACAGGAACAAATCCGATTCTGAGTTCCAGGCCAAAGTCATCCTGAGCCAGCGATCGAGTACGAATGAGTGCGGCTTCGACGACGGGTTGTACAGCAGGGCTTATCAAAATGGTAGCGCCGTCGCCGCCGAATACGAACGGCCAGTCCCGGCTGCCTGTCGCGTTCTGTATGGCGCAGATTGCGGCACCACCCATCATGTTCACATCCTTGTACCGACCCTCGGCAACCGCTTTCGTGCTGCTTCGTATATCGGTAATGACGATCACCCAGTCCGCGGGGGCAGGGGAGAAGTTCTGCTCGTCGATAACACCGATAAACTGCGTTATTTTTGGAATATTGCTGAAAAAATCAGACATCGCTCTACCTATCCTGCAAAAGAGGCGAGAAGGACTGCACTGCCATCGTCTGAAAATCTGAATGGCGTGTTCTGATGTTTCATTGGACTCGCGATTAGATGAATGGATGGCGTAAGGTTACTGTAACCCATGTGAGAGCAACTCCCATTCATTCGCTACCCGAATCCTTGTCGACCCTGCCTGTTCTGGCACTGGCCGATGATATAGCCCAGGCTCTTGTCTGCGGTAATGTGCTGTTGCGGGCCGAGCCTGGTGCTGGCAAGAGTACGGGCTTGCCATTGGCGCTTCTACTCAATGCCGAGCCTGGTGGCAGAATCATTCTGCTGGAGCCTCGCAGGCTTGCCGCTCGTGCGGTTGCTGAGCGACTGGCATCGCATCTGGGAGAGCCTGTCGGGCAGCGCATAGGTCTTCGCATGCGTGGGGACACCCGCGTATCGCACAAGACGAGACTTGAGGTGGTGACCGAAGGGGTGCTGACACGCCTGTTACAGAGCGATCCGAGTCTGGAAGGGGTCGCGCTGGTCATTTTTGATGAGTTTCATGAGCGCAGTCTGCATGCGGATCTGGGGCTGGCGCTGTGTCTGGAAGTGCAGCAGGTATTGCGGGAAGATCTTCGCTTATTGCTGATGTCTGCCACCCTGGAAATGGAACAACTTCAGGATCAACTGCAAGATGTCAGACAGTTCCATTGCTCGGTACGTCAGCATCAGGTCGTGAGTCACTGGGAGGGCGATAGTACGGACCCGTTGCCAGCACGTATTGTGCGGACGGTGCTCAAGGTGCTGGCAGAGCATTCAGGTGATGTGCTCGTTTTTCTTCCAGGAGTTGCCGAAATCAACCGTACGGCAACGATGTTGCAGCCCCGGCTGGATGGCAATGTGTCATTGCATCGTTTGCACAGCGGTGTCGGTACGAATGCTCAGCTCAAGGCCACGGCGCCTGCCACGGAGTCGGATCGACGGGTGATTCTGGCGACAAGCCTGGCAGAGACCTCGATCACAATCGACGGTGTGCGGGTGGTTGTGGATTCCGGATTGGAACGACGCAGTCGGATTGACAGCAGTACCGGTGCACCGCGTCTGGAGACAGTCATGGCCAGTCAGGCCAGTGCTACCCAGCGTGCCGGACGTGCCGGACGCACGGCCCCCGGCGTTTGTTATCGTCTGTGGGGGGAGGTGGGGCATACCCGGCGATCAGCCCACTGGCAGCCAGAAATACAGCGTGTCGATCTGTCGTCGATGTTGCTGGAGTTGGGATTGTGGGGGGCGTCTATGGGGCAGGATTTGCCCTGGCTGGAGCCACCCCCGGCTGCCAGTCTGTCCAGAGCGCAGGCGTTACTTGAGCGTTTGGGGCTCTGGGAACGAGGGCAGCTGACGTTGCGTGGCAGAATGGCTGCCAGCTTGCCGGTGCATCCGCGTCTTGGACATATGCTTGTCTGGGCTGCGGAACACGGAGTCGCCTCATTAGCTGCTCGTTTAGCGGTATTGCTTGACGAGCAACAGCGAGGCCCGGGGTTCGTTGATCTTGAGCCGGTTCTGAACGAGATTTTGCCAGCATCATCAAAGCGACGTGTAGCTCAGTTGGCAGCGTCACTCAAAGTCGCGACACCCGGCAAGCATGGTCTGGGCCTCGAAACACCTTCGCCGGCAATACTGCTGGCGCAGGCGTTTCCAGACTGGGTCGCACAGCGTCGCCCCGGAGCTGCAGGCCGATTTCTTCTTGCGTGTGGTGCAGGTGCTGTTATTGATGAGAATGATGCGCTGGCACATGAGCCCTGGCTGGTTGTTGCCCAGCTCGGAGGTGCGGGTTCGCAGGCGCGTATCTTCAAGGCAATGGCGCTGGATATTGAAGAGCTGGAGCGTTGCTCTGCGGAGCATTTCACGGATATTGATCATCTGGACTGGGATGACAGACAGCAACGGGTGCTGGCCGAGCGGCGGGTAATGATCGGCAACCTGGTGGTTTCTACCAAGCCGATGCAGAACATCAGCGACAATGACCGGGCAAAGGCACTGATAGCGGGCATCAGACAACGAGGCTTGCAGGCGTTGCCCTGGACGGATGACTGTCGAGAGTGGCAGGCTCGTGCGCAACGCATGAGTGAATTGTCCATCGATGAGCGTATGGATGCGTTTCCAGCCGTTGATGACCCATCGCTGCTCGATCATCTGGATAGCTGGTTGCTGCCATGGTTGCAGGGCATGGGAACCATGAAATCATTGCAGCAGCTGGATCTGTACAAAACGCTGAATAACATGCTGAGCTATCAGCAACAGGTCGTGATGGACGAGTGGTTGCCGAGGCGTTATATCGTCCCCAGTGGCTCCCAGGTTCGTTTGAGCTATCTACAATCCGGCAATCCGGTATTGTCTGTGCGTTTGCAGGAAATGCTGGGTTGTGCGCAGAATCCGACCATAGCGAAGGGCCGGGTGCCACTCAAGGTCGAATTGTTATCACCAGCCCGGCGACCTGTACAGGTAACCGAAGATCTGGCAAATTTCTGGACTAACAGCTACCCGGCCGTGAAGAAGGATATGGCAGGGCGATATCCCAGGCATGTGTGGCCGGATGATCCATTGTCGGCGCAACCAACTTCACATGCCAAGCGCAGAAAGTCATGATGTATATCCTATTCTCAGGCCACCCCAGTGCCTTCCTGCGACATGGATGGGCGCGGAGCAATCGTACATCAGCACATGCTTGCCGTTGCCCATGTCGCGACGATAGGTCTGTAACAGAAAGCGTTGTGTATTCTGGCCAGCAGCAAGACCGGTGCGATCGTTGAATATGCGCCGATTACGGCTATGACTGTTGTTCCATTCGGGTTCTCCAAGCTTCTGAGGATACGAAAATTTCTTGTTATGCGTGGGTAAATAGCCGTTTCTGTCAACGGCTGCACAGAAGACAATACGAGGGTCAAAGTCGAGTATTTCTTCCAGAATCGGGCTGACAACCCGGTCGGTCAGTGGCACACAGCGAGTCATGAACTGTTGCGGGTCAGTATTTGTGATGGGCATATAGTCCTGATCAAACAAGCTATCCATGCTCAGTTCCTGATGCTTGACAGCATCCTCGAGTAGTTTGCCTATTCTTGCTGCGGTTCTCTGAACAGCATCAATGATGCTTGTATCGCGTACCTGACGACCGCTGCCAGCCACATGGGCGATCAGGTGTTCGCCTTGCAGTAGTAGCTGATTGACACGTTGATCAGCCTCTTGCAAAGCTTTGTTGGCGTCCTGCATTTCCAGTGCCGCCTTCTCTATGTTCGTGTGCATGGTCTCGCATTGGGTGAGAGACTGATTGGCTGCTGCAGCTATACGTGTCACCTCTGTCTGCATGGTGGATGTCATGTCGGAAAAACTTCTGACGGTGGAATTGATCACATTGACGCCAACATTCACGTTGTCAGCGACCTGACGTGTGTTACCTCCCGTCTGGATCAATTCGCCGACATTGCCTGCAACCTCTGAAATGCTCGTATCAATGACTCCGGCAGCAGCGGCCGTCTGGCTGGCCAGCAACTTCACCTCGCCTGCGACGACGGCAAAGCCTTTGCCAGCTTCACCTGCCCTGGCAGCTTCGATGGTTGCATTCAGAGCCAGCAGGTTGGTTAATCGGGCTACTGATTGAATGTCGTTTGACACCTGTCTGACACCACCCAGGCTTTCATTCAGTGAGCACAAGCGGTTCTCTATCAGGCTTACGCCATCGACCAGTTCAGAGATGCGCAGGGTTGCTGCGTTTACGGTGGTTTCAGATTCATGGTTGGCAGATTCAATACGGTTTATCTGCTGCTGTGCACTTCTACCTGCTTCATCAATATTGCGAGAGGCGCTGGAGAGATTTTGCGCCAACTGTGTTATCTCCAGCAGGTAGTCGGCCTGTCGATTAACACGCTCAAATACGGCGTCGACGTTACCTGCAATGTCGGCAATTTCAAGAATCAGGGCTTGCACCGCTATGAGAACGGATTCGGCAAATGCATCAACTTCGCCGCTGCTGTTCGTGTCGACTTCGGTTGGCGGCGGGATTTTCATGGCTTCTACGAAGATGAAAGGTGGTTTAAAATCAAGGACAATGACTGAATCAGTAGTAACAGCACTATTCACGCCACGTGATGAATGGCGCTTTGTTTACTTTTTGATTGCCTTTTTGTGAGCTGTTTCTCTGCTGGGGTAGAGCTGCACGGCAACTCGGAGTAAAATTGCACAGATCATCTGTTTTTCATGGACTTTGTCTGATCAAGGTCAATTGTTTGACAAGCGACTTCCCATTGAAAGCCGAATTTCCTGGTGTAAGTTCCTTTCGAAGACAAGGCTTGTTGCCGTGGTGATGTAATATTTACTCGATGTAATACAGTACGAATACATTCATTGGGCTATCGTTAGCGGATATATCTGACGATTGCCATATAACTCTCGTCCATCTCGAAAAATTCAAGAACGTAGCTTTCTTATGACAGTCTCGACTTACCCTGAAGATCCGAGCAGTGCCGCCATTGATATTCAGGTGTTGCCCGAGGTTGATCGTACGCAGACACACGTCAATGAGCATCCGGAGATGCCTCCGACGATCTCCATCGTTATTCCCGCGCATAACGAGCAGCACAATATAGAGCCGCTGTTATGGGAGATACACGACGTTCTCAGTCAGCTTCCGGATGCGGAGATCATCTTTGTAGACGATGGCAGCAAGGATCAGACTCTGGCGGAGCTGCGTCGCATGAAGCGAGACAATATTCCCGGCCTGCGCATTATTCAGCACACTCAAAGCACAGGGCAGAGTGCCGCCATTCTGTCAGGTGTACGGGCGGCACGAGGACATTTGATTGTCACTCTGGATGCAGACGGGCAAAACCCACCTTCTGATATACCCGGCATGGTGGCTCTGGCACAGGCCCAGCCCACCGGTACACATTTCTGTATTGCAGGTCATCGCTTTGAGCGACAGGATACACGCTGGAAAAAAGTGCAATCACGAATAGCCAAT is a window encoding:
- a CDS encoding DUF3095 domain-containing protein — translated: MSDFFSNIPKITQFIGVIDEQNFSPAPADWVIVITDIRSSTKAVAEGRYKDVNMMGGAAICAIQNATGSRDWPFVFGGDGATILISPAVQPVVEAALIRTRSLAQDDFGLELRIGFVPVKVVRELGSDVLVARYETSPGNCLAMFGGGGVELADSLIKSNETSANYVVKKCTLPGPPDLTGLSCRWEPLRAQRGKIVCLLIKPQASTFQGRQTILSDFLERLSDGMGTELSQASPVNTKSLRFRWPPKGLFAEAKATRAGKTLIRRLMEVYISSFNQWILELLQLKGGHYNPPAYQEEIRTNSDFCKFDDVLRMVLDCTNEQVVAIRELLEKMHASGQIDFGIFETEQALMTCLLFDLESSQHLHFIDGDEGGFWSAAKGYKVQLSSHDPVQVKTKVKVNPLP
- the hrpB gene encoding ATP-dependent helicase HrpB, which encodes MNGWRKVTVTHVRATPIHSLPESLSTLPVLALADDIAQALVCGNVLLRAEPGAGKSTGLPLALLLNAEPGGRIILLEPRRLAARAVAERLASHLGEPVGQRIGLRMRGDTRVSHKTRLEVVTEGVLTRLLQSDPSLEGVALVIFDEFHERSLHADLGLALCLEVQQVLREDLRLLLMSATLEMEQLQDQLQDVRQFHCSVRQHQVVSHWEGDSTDPLPARIVRTVLKVLAEHSGDVLVFLPGVAEINRTATMLQPRLDGNVSLHRLHSGVGTNAQLKATAPATESDRRVILATSLAETSITIDGVRVVVDSGLERRSRIDSSTGAPRLETVMASQASATQRAGRAGRTAPGVCYRLWGEVGHTRRSAHWQPEIQRVDLSSMLLELGLWGASMGQDLPWLEPPPAASLSRAQALLERLGLWERGQLTLRGRMAASLPVHPRLGHMLVWAAEHGVASLAARLAVLLDEQQRGPGFVDLEPVLNEILPASSKRRVAQLAASLKVATPGKHGLGLETPSPAILLAQAFPDWVAQRRPGAAGRFLLACGAGAVIDENDALAHEPWLVVAQLGGAGSQARIFKAMALDIEELERCSAEHFTDIDHLDWDDRQQRVLAERRVMIGNLVVSTKPMQNISDNDRAKALIAGIRQRGLQALPWTDDCREWQARAQRMSELSIDERMDAFPAVDDPSLLDHLDSWLLPWLQGMGTMKSLQQLDLYKTLNNMLSYQQQVVMDEWLPRRYIVPSGSQVRLSYLQSGNPVLSVRLQEMLGCAQNPTIAKGRVPLKVELLSPARRPVQVTEDLANFWTNSYPAVKKDMAGRYPRHVWPDDPLSAQPTSHAKRRKS
- a CDS encoding methyl-accepting chemotaxis protein, whose product is MKIPPPTEVDTNSSGEVDAFAESVLIAVQALILEIADIAGNVDAVFERVNRQADYLLEITQLAQNLSSASRNIDEAGRSAQQQINRIESANHESETTVNAATLRISELVDGVSLIENRLCSLNESLGGVRQVSNDIQSVARLTNLLALNATIEAARAGEAGKGFAVVAGEVKLLASQTAAAAGVIDTSISEVAGNVGELIQTGGNTRQVADNVNVGVNVINSTVRSFSDMTSTMQTEVTRIAAAANQSLTQCETMHTNIEKAALEMQDANKALQEADQRVNQLLLQGEHLIAHVAGSGRQVRDTSIIDAVQRTAARIGKLLEDAVKHQELSMDSLFDQDYMPITNTDPQQFMTRCVPLTDRVVSPILEEILDFDPRIVFCAAVDRNGYLPTHNKKFSYPQKLGEPEWNNSHSRNRRIFNDRTGLAAGQNTQRFLLQTYRRDMGNGKHVLMYDCSAPIHVAGRHWGGLRIGYTS
- a CDS encoding glycosyltransferase family 2 protein translates to MTVSTYPEDPSSAAIDIQVLPEVDRTQTHVNEHPEMPPTISIVIPAHNEQHNIEPLLWEIHDVLSQLPDAEIIFVDDGSKDQTLAELRRMKRDNIPGLRIIQHTQSTGQSAAILSGVRAARGHLIVTLDADGQNPPSDIPGMVALAQAQPTGTHFCIAGHRFERQDTRWKKVQSRIANAVRQSILRDGTPDTGCALKVIPRETWLQLPCFNHMHRFLPALVQQTGGDVIVQKVSHRSRQFDESKYAMRNRVGAGLIDMAGVLWLGYRTRITQVRELSDEQD